One Peribacillus simplex NBRC 15720 = DSM 1321 genomic region harbors:
- a CDS encoding mannitol-1-phosphate 5-dehydrogenase, with amino-acid sequence MKQAVHFGAGNIGRGFIGALFSQSGYHVTFVDIADQIIDQLNDKKQYQVKLATDQQESVTVENVSGLNSLKQEEEIIKAISEATYLTTAIGPNILPHIAPLIAKGLASRVKETDEKLYVIACENQISATDLLEGYILENLDQDAKENLADKVYFFNSAVDRIVPIQNNEGSLDVLVEPYYEWVVETNENIPAVEGMTIVKELAPFIERKLFTVNTGHAVIAYLGYLKNKKSTIDQSLEDAGIVEQVKKTLGETGAYLIKQYGLEPDEHQQYIEKIINRFKNAYLNDSVNRVGRSPLRKLGPNDRLVRPAVEAKKAGLSYTNLAKAIAAALLFDFNEDEEALKLQTMIKEHGVATALKEVSGLDENSEITKEVINHYNNLK; translated from the coding sequence ATGAAACAAGCAGTACATTTCGGTGCAGGAAACATTGGAAGAGGATTTATCGGAGCACTCTTTTCACAATCTGGATATCATGTGACATTTGTAGACATAGCGGATCAAATCATCGATCAGTTAAATGATAAAAAGCAATATCAAGTCAAACTGGCCACTGATCAACAAGAATCCGTCACAGTAGAAAATGTTTCGGGTTTAAACAGCTTAAAGCAGGAAGAGGAAATCATAAAAGCAATTTCAGAAGCAACCTACCTTACCACTGCTATCGGTCCTAATATTTTGCCACATATCGCTCCTTTAATTGCAAAAGGATTAGCTTCAAGAGTGAAGGAAACCGATGAAAAACTATATGTGATTGCTTGTGAAAACCAAATATCGGCAACAGACCTTTTAGAAGGCTATATTCTAGAAAACTTGGATCAAGATGCAAAGGAAAACCTAGCCGATAAAGTATACTTCTTTAACTCAGCTGTCGATCGTATCGTTCCTATACAAAATAACGAAGGATCACTCGATGTTTTGGTGGAACCTTATTATGAATGGGTCGTTGAAACGAATGAAAACATTCCTGCCGTTGAAGGGATGACCATTGTAAAGGAACTCGCTCCATTTATTGAGAGAAAACTGTTTACCGTTAATACAGGACATGCCGTCATTGCTTACCTCGGTTATCTCAAAAATAAAAAATCGACGATTGACCAGTCATTGGAGGACGCAGGCATTGTAGAGCAGGTCAAGAAAACCCTAGGGGAAACTGGTGCTTATTTAATAAAGCAATACGGTTTGGAGCCAGATGAGCATCAGCAGTATATCGAAAAAATCATTAATCGATTTAAAAACGCCTACCTCAATGACTCGGTGAATAGAGTCGGGCGTTCACCGCTGCGTAAGCTCGGGCCAAACGACCGTCTCGTGCGCCCTGCCGTAGAAGCTAAGAAAGCCGGACTTTCCTATACTAATCTGGCGAAAGCGATAGCGGCGGCATTACTCTTTGATTTTAACGAAGATGAAGAAGCCCTTAAACTGCAAACGATGATCAAAGAACACGGTGTAGCTACCGCACTTAAGGAAGTTAGCGGATTGGACGAAAATAGCGAAATAACCAAAGAAGTTATCAACCACTACAACAACTTGAAATAA
- the nikC gene encoding nickel transporter permease has product MMATVLAVAAYTLIILKHDPTLVNLGERLWPASMEHPLGTDHLGRDVLTRLLLGAQLTVGYGLLSLFAAVIIGVPFGVIAGFKGGLIDRIFMRIADAFLAFPDTIVAIVLSGLLGPGIENLLLAIVLVKWVNYARLVRSTVITERQKDYVTAAKINGLSSFGIMRKHLFPHLIGNVLVLSSLDLGKIILLISSLSYIGLGAQPPAPEWGAMLNDARPYFQSNMLLMIYPGLAIVFVVLLSNILGDYLRDAFDVKKEVES; this is encoded by the coding sequence ATGATGGCTACAGTCCTTGCCGTCGCGGCTTACACCTTAATTATTCTGAAACATGATCCGACACTGGTCAATCTGGGAGAAAGGCTATGGCCGGCAAGCATGGAACATCCGTTAGGGACGGATCATCTAGGGCGTGATGTATTGACACGTCTGCTGCTTGGCGCACAGCTGACGGTTGGCTACGGTCTTTTATCTCTGTTTGCCGCGGTTATCATCGGCGTCCCGTTCGGGGTGATTGCCGGTTTTAAAGGAGGGCTGATCGATCGGATCTTCATGCGCATTGCAGACGCGTTTCTCGCATTCCCTGATACCATCGTTGCCATTGTGCTTAGTGGCTTATTAGGACCAGGAATCGAAAATCTCCTGTTGGCGATCGTTCTAGTGAAATGGGTGAATTATGCCCGGCTTGTGCGAAGTACGGTGATCACCGAACGTCAAAAGGATTATGTCACAGCTGCTAAAATCAATGGATTAAGTTCATTTGGGATTATGCGGAAGCATCTATTTCCGCACCTTATCGGGAACGTGCTTGTCCTTTCTAGCCTCGATTTAGGAAAAATCATTTTGCTCATATCTTCCTTATCATATATCGGGCTCGGGGCGCAGCCGCCGGCACCAGAGTGGGGAGCCATGCTGAATGATGCCCGGCCATACTTTCAATCCAATATGTTGCTGATGATTTACCCGGGGCTCGCCATCGTATTTGTCGTCCTTTTATCCAACATTCTCGGTGATTATTTGCGCGATGCATTCGATGTGAAAAAGGAGGTGGAATCATGA
- a CDS encoding ABC transporter ATP-binding protein — translation MSVLSVRQLHIMGKQNHIVKDLSLDVHEGEWFALVGQSGSGKSMTAMAICQLLAPNLQAKGEIWYGERNLLTLTSSEIRKIRGKRLAYIFQDYQGSFTPFLTIGQHFDEYQRTHLNLSKKARREQAVEALISVGLNEDIYSRYPFQLSGGQLQRVSISIALLLEPDILIADEPTTALDSVSSFKVLQLLSKLQKETGCAVLFITHDLRHVRKYADRIAVMKDGAIIETGDKNQVLNHPQHAYTKKLIQSSPSLSRIPFKLEGVSG, via the coding sequence ATGAGCGTTTTATCCGTGAGGCAGCTACATATCATGGGAAAGCAAAATCATATCGTCAAGGATCTTTCATTAGATGTGCATGAAGGTGAGTGGTTTGCGCTTGTCGGACAAAGTGGAAGCGGCAAAAGCATGACGGCCATGGCAATATGTCAGCTGCTTGCTCCCAATCTCCAAGCGAAGGGGGAAATATGGTACGGGGAAAGAAATCTATTAACGCTAACTTCCTCTGAAATAAGGAAGATTCGCGGAAAACGCCTGGCTTATATTTTTCAAGATTACCAGGGTTCATTCACACCGTTCCTTACCATCGGTCAGCATTTCGACGAATATCAGCGGACGCATTTGAATCTTTCCAAAAAGGCAAGGCGGGAGCAAGCGGTAGAGGCGCTCATATCGGTGGGCCTGAATGAAGATATCTATAGCAGATACCCTTTTCAATTAAGCGGTGGGCAGCTTCAAAGGGTATCCATTTCAATAGCCCTGCTGCTTGAACCGGATATCTTGATAGCGGATGAACCGACCACAGCCTTGGACAGTGTATCTTCCTTTAAGGTCTTACAGCTGTTATCAAAGCTCCAAAAAGAAACCGGATGTGCAGTCTTGTTCATTACCCATGATTTACGTCATGTCAGGAAGTATGCGGATCGCATTGCGGTCATGAAAGACGGAGCCATCATTGAGACCGGTGATAAAAATCAGGTATTGAATCATCCGCAGCATGCTTATACGAAAAAACTGATTCAGTCATCGCCATCATTGAGCAGAATTCCATTCAAGCTTGAAGGAGTGTCAGGATGA
- a CDS encoding DoxX family protein, translating to MNKNDAGQVFLRVILGLTFFIHGVSKFQGGIGNTAGFFDSLGIPGFLAYIVAGIELIGGLAVILGLGTRIVSVLFAVIMAGAIFTAKLPAGFLGNGQAAGYELDLALLAMSVYLACANRTVLSLDHVIFNKKGK from the coding sequence ATGAATAAAAATGATGCAGGTCAAGTTTTTTTAAGGGTGATTTTAGGTCTTACTTTTTTCATTCACGGCGTTTCAAAGTTTCAAGGGGGAATAGGAAATACGGCGGGATTTTTCGATAGCCTTGGCATTCCAGGGTTCTTGGCGTATATCGTTGCTGGAATCGAATTGATCGGAGGACTTGCGGTTATACTGGGTTTGGGAACACGAATCGTTTCCGTCCTATTTGCGGTCATTATGGCGGGAGCGATTTTCACGGCTAAATTACCTGCAGGTTTTCTAGGAAACGGGCAAGCAGCGGGCTACGAACTGGACTTGGCACTGCTGGCCATGTCTGTCTATCTAGCGTGTGCAAACCGCACAGTTCTTTCTTTGGATCATGTGATTTTCAATAAAAAAGGGAAGTGA
- the nikB gene encoding nickel ABC transporter permease, giving the protein MFRILVRRFIEVVIFVLVITFISFLFVRLAPGDPVLSILQVDDVSITNEQVNELREELGFNDPLLVQYGDWFTDFIQLDFGNSYLTNQPVMEMIMSGLPATLELAVGALLVMLGIAIPLGSLAALYRGSWIDQISRAVSLLGAAIPSFWLGLLLIDLFAVRWGAFPTMGRDGFRSLILPSVTLGLAITSVYVRLLRSSLIDSLSHDFIRAARSRGISEMRIFFAHAFRYSLPPVITVFGVSLGSLISGVVVIEVIFAYPGIGKMVVDSIRSRDYPVIQGYLLVMAIIVFMVNSAVDLSYRYLNPELRLKERKHGKWS; this is encoded by the coding sequence ATGTTCCGCATCTTAGTCCGTCGATTCATTGAGGTCGTGATTTTTGTCCTTGTGATTACATTTATCTCTTTCCTTTTTGTTCGGCTTGCTCCAGGCGACCCGGTTCTCTCGATACTTCAAGTGGATGATGTATCGATCACAAACGAGCAAGTCAATGAGCTTCGTGAAGAATTGGGGTTCAATGATCCGCTGTTAGTGCAGTATGGAGATTGGTTTACTGACTTTATCCAATTGGATTTCGGAAATTCCTATCTGACCAATCAGCCAGTGATGGAGATGATCATGAGCGGGCTGCCTGCAACACTTGAGCTGGCGGTTGGGGCATTGCTTGTGATGCTTGGTATAGCCATTCCATTAGGTTCGCTTGCTGCATTGTACAGGGGAAGCTGGATTGATCAGATAAGCCGTGCCGTGTCTTTGTTAGGCGCAGCCATTCCTAGCTTTTGGCTGGGGCTGCTCTTGATAGATTTATTTGCGGTTCGATGGGGGGCCTTTCCAACAATGGGCAGGGACGGATTTCGTTCTTTGATTCTGCCGTCAGTCACTTTGGGGCTGGCCATCACAAGTGTGTACGTCCGTTTGCTGCGTTCGAGTTTAATAGATTCCCTAAGTCATGATTTCATCAGGGCTGCCCGATCAAGGGGGATTTCAGAAATGCGGATATTCTTTGCCCATGCATTTCGTTATAGCTTGCCCCCGGTCATTACCGTATTCGGTGTCAGCCTTGGCAGCCTGATCAGCGGTGTAGTGGTGATCGAAGTGATTTTTGCCTATCCAGGTATAGGTAAGATGGTCGTGGACTCGATTCGGTCGCGGGATTATCCAGTCATCCAAGGGTATCTGTTGGTCATGGCCATCATTGTATTCATGGTTAATAGTGCCGTGGATTTATCTTATCGCTATTTAAATCCGGAGCTAAGACTGAAGGAAAGGAAGCATGGAAAATGGAGTTAG
- a CDS encoding BglG family transcription antiterminator encodes MYITSREKSIIELIIRTSGKHTALSIATQLNVSVRTVQRDLKSIEKILQSFELHLTRNTHEGLSIDGKNEQVFRLVQHLMGNHPIDQTPQERKLNLILALLQEESYKTQVLAGDLGISITTLTTYLDELTEWLKYFNIVITRKRGVGIELAGTEENKRKAQAAYFLHFFNEELIESLFLLQEGKFPEAKILGYFDPEYLLAIDGVLFSTFNSVHSRLADSGYIGLIVHIYITLQRNESQFFLEKDFKKISELSDENNLMNKIGKELSTMLEVSFTIDDISYLAAILKGSKLHAADAVPYDSVLLGQLIRNLIKDVSAQLQIDLTKDFPLYQGLLAHMEPSLFRIKQEMGLYNPLTEDIKRKYPVLFLAVKTSLEKGFKEIKEFPEDEIAFIVLHFGSALVLREEEISIRALIVCPTGIGTSKMLASRIKKEIIEIETVEIKTIKDIQQQGSLKNYDVIISTVRLPYIDSDYILVSPLLSEENILNIRNYLRKNIENFTKNKRYGSHSAHKDTVIKKEDGELKEVLQELKDAQQSIESIMDNFRFYRLQHLKGHPEIIEEMVRIAETEELLNGADDVVGSLKEREKKGGLGIPGTGMGLFHTRHKNVKELIFQVAHLEEYRLVKGMDGNDVHMKNLLLMLAPEELSVKQQEIVSLISSSLIESTEAIMIFSSSDEEMINRRLEAIFLDYLYTNLIKG; translated from the coding sequence ATGTATATTACTTCAAGGGAAAAATCAATCATAGAATTGATCATAAGAACTTCAGGAAAACATACAGCCTTATCCATTGCGACACAATTGAATGTTAGTGTTCGGACGGTTCAACGTGATCTGAAGTCCATAGAAAAAATCCTGCAATCATTTGAGTTGCATTTAACACGTAATACACATGAGGGACTGTCCATTGATGGGAAGAATGAACAAGTCTTTCGGCTTGTACAGCACCTTATGGGTAATCATCCGATCGATCAAACGCCACAAGAAAGAAAGTTGAATCTTATTTTAGCTCTACTGCAGGAAGAATCATATAAAACTCAAGTTCTTGCGGGTGATCTCGGTATAAGCATTACGACTCTTACAACCTATTTGGACGAACTGACTGAATGGTTAAAGTATTTTAATATCGTGATTACTAGAAAAAGGGGAGTCGGAATCGAGCTTGCTGGGACAGAAGAAAATAAACGGAAAGCCCAGGCAGCCTATTTCTTGCACTTCTTTAATGAAGAGCTGATTGAAAGTTTATTTTTGTTGCAAGAAGGAAAATTCCCAGAAGCGAAAATCCTCGGCTATTTCGATCCCGAATATCTTCTGGCAATTGATGGGGTGCTGTTTTCCACTTTTAACAGTGTCCATTCTCGTTTGGCGGATAGCGGGTATATAGGGTTAATTGTACATATTTATATAACCCTGCAAAGGAATGAAAGCCAATTTTTTTTGGAGAAGGACTTCAAGAAAATAAGCGAACTTTCCGATGAGAATAATCTCATGAATAAAATAGGCAAGGAACTCAGCACCATGCTTGAAGTCTCTTTTACCATCGATGATATAAGCTACCTCGCCGCCATCCTTAAAGGTTCCAAGCTTCATGCAGCGGATGCCGTTCCATATGACAGTGTGTTGCTTGGGCAGCTGATAAGAAACCTGATAAAAGATGTTTCGGCACAACTGCAAATCGATTTAACCAAGGATTTCCCATTGTATCAGGGGCTCCTTGCCCATATGGAACCATCGCTTTTCCGGATCAAACAGGAAATGGGGTTGTACAACCCCTTAACCGAAGATATTAAACGAAAATATCCGGTTCTCTTTTTGGCAGTAAAGACCAGTCTGGAAAAGGGATTCAAAGAAATAAAGGAATTTCCAGAAGATGAAATAGCCTTCATCGTCCTTCATTTCGGATCTGCATTAGTGCTGCGGGAGGAAGAAATATCAATAAGGGCACTCATCGTTTGCCCGACAGGTATAGGTACGTCGAAGATGCTTGCAAGCCGGATCAAAAAAGAAATCATCGAAATCGAGACTGTAGAAATCAAGACGATTAAAGACATCCAGCAGCAGGGCAGCCTGAAAAACTATGATGTGATCATTTCTACCGTCCGGCTTCCGTATATCGATAGTGATTATATCCTTGTATCCCCTCTTTTGAGTGAAGAGAATATATTGAATATCAGGAATTATTTAAGGAAGAATATCGAAAACTTCACGAAGAATAAGCGTTATGGCAGTCATTCAGCCCATAAGGATACCGTGATCAAAAAAGAGGACGGCGAATTGAAAGAAGTACTGCAGGAATTGAAAGATGCCCAGCAGAGCATCGAGTCGATCATGGATAATTTCCGGTTTTATCGGCTGCAGCATCTGAAAGGACATCCAGAAATCATTGAAGAAATGGTCAGGATCGCTGAAACGGAAGAACTGTTAAATGGTGCGGATGATGTGGTCGGATCCTTGAAGGAACGAGAAAAAAAAGGTGGTTTAGGCATTCCTGGCACTGGAATGGGCCTTTTTCATACGAGACATAAGAATGTGAAAGAACTGATATTCCAGGTGGCCCACCTGGAGGAATATCGTCTGGTCAAAGGTATGGACGGAAATGACGTCCATATGAAAAATTTACTGCTGATGCTGGCACCTGAAGAATTGAGTGTAAAGCAGCAGGAAATCGTCAGCTTAATAAGTTCAAGCTTAATTGAAAGCACTGAAGCCATCATGATTTTTTCATCTTCGGACGAAGAAATGATTAACAGAAGGCTGGAAGCCATATTTTTGGACTATTTATATACTAACTTGATAAAGGGATGA
- a CDS encoding MATE family efflux transporter — MNHRSYLALAIPLTISTITTPLIGAVDTAVVGQLPNPAYLGGVAIGTVIFNTLYWLFGFLRVSTSGFAAQALGANDEKQGILAFLRPFILAIVAGIGFILLQGPIEHVSLTLMNPDADVRRYATEYFSIRIWGIPFTLMNYVILGWLMGMSKIKVSLVLQVFMNLMNIVLDLLFVHVFEWGVPGVAIATLLSEVTAFFIGLIIIVKASPHRMEMPPLKEMFDPSSIKKMMSVNRDLFIRTLCLLAVFNIFTAKGASYGTEILAANAVLIQIHYMMAYFFDGFANASSILVGKAIGSRDKHLYKKTLILSLQWGVLSSLMIAVSYYLFGDSILSLFTRIPSVIELANIYGIWLILFPLSASVGIVFYGVFTGATEAAPIRNSMIYSLIAFVITLYIFVPAYQNHALWLAFTVFSLGRSVFLAMYIPRLSKKLFPNRSVRLENDQMV, encoded by the coding sequence GTGAACCACCGATCATATTTGGCCTTGGCCATTCCTCTGACCATATCGACGATAACGACGCCGTTGATAGGTGCGGTGGACACCGCTGTTGTGGGTCAATTACCAAACCCTGCTTATTTGGGCGGCGTGGCTATAGGTACGGTTATTTTCAATACCTTGTATTGGCTGTTTGGGTTTTTGCGGGTGAGCACTTCGGGATTTGCTGCACAAGCACTTGGGGCAAACGACGAAAAGCAAGGCATTTTAGCCTTTTTAAGGCCATTTATACTGGCGATTGTTGCCGGGATAGGATTCATCCTGCTTCAGGGGCCAATTGAACATGTTTCCTTAACACTGATGAATCCGGATGCTGACGTTCGAAGATATGCAACTGAATACTTCAGCATTCGAATATGGGGAATCCCATTCACTTTGATGAATTATGTCATATTGGGATGGCTGATGGGGATGTCCAAGATCAAGGTTTCGCTAGTTTTACAGGTGTTCATGAACCTGATGAACATCGTCTTGGATTTGCTGTTTGTCCATGTATTCGAATGGGGTGTGCCAGGAGTAGCCATAGCTACCCTCCTTTCGGAAGTGACGGCCTTTTTCATTGGACTGATCATTATTGTGAAAGCGTCGCCGCATCGAATGGAAATGCCTCCTTTGAAAGAGATGTTCGATCCGTCATCCATTAAGAAAATGATGTCGGTGAATCGGGATTTATTCATCAGGACGCTTTGCCTGTTGGCCGTTTTTAATATCTTCACGGCAAAGGGTGCCTCATATGGAACGGAGATATTGGCGGCGAATGCCGTACTCATCCAAATTCACTATATGATGGCTTACTTCTTTGACGGGTTTGCAAATGCTTCAAGCATACTTGTTGGAAAAGCGATTGGTTCTAGAGATAAGCACTTATATAAGAAGACCCTGATCCTGTCGTTGCAGTGGGGTGTTCTGTCCTCCCTGATGATTGCGGTCAGTTACTATCTATTCGGTGATTCCATCCTGTCGCTTTTCACACGGATACCAAGTGTCATTGAATTGGCAAACATTTATGGGATCTGGCTTATTTTGTTTCCACTATCGGCCAGTGTAGGTATCGTTTTCTACGGTGTTTTTACTGGGGCAACAGAAGCTGCACCGATTCGTAACTCGATGATCTATTCCTTGATTGCCTTTGTGATAACACTTTATATTTTTGTGCCGGCATATCAAAACCATGCATTATGGCTGGCCTTTACTGTATTCAGCCTAGGACGTTCGGTATTTTTGGCAATGTATATACCACGGTTAAGTAAAAAATTATTTCCTAATAGGAGTGTTCGCCTTGAAAACGATCAAATGGTCTAG
- a CDS encoding ABC transporter ATP-binding protein: MSLLDVRNVHKTYDNGIEILRDVNFSIERKECLGLVGESGCGKSTLARIILQIESFDQGSILFEGTALQNKSERSLKPYRKNIQAVLQNPASALNPKLRIKDSLMDPYLQFGSEVNLKHFTYTSEVNFIGQLLETVELPKSFAERYPHELSGGQKQRVTIARAISIEPALIILDEPASSLDVLSQAAVLKLLGGLRETLDISYLFISHDLSAVQEMSQRIMVMKGGVIVDSFENEQLFCSDRHSYTKELISMFE, translated from the coding sequence ATGAGTTTATTAGACGTACGAAATGTCCATAAAACCTATGATAACGGAATAGAAATACTAAGGGACGTGAATTTTAGCATCGAAAGGAAGGAATGCCTCGGATTAGTGGGAGAGAGCGGTTGCGGAAAAAGCACACTGGCAAGAATCATCCTTCAGATTGAATCCTTTGACCAAGGCAGCATCCTATTTGAAGGAACTGCGCTGCAAAACAAAAGCGAACGCAGTCTAAAACCGTACCGCAAGAACATCCAGGCTGTTTTGCAAAATCCTGCATCGGCTTTGAATCCAAAACTAAGGATAAAAGATTCACTAATGGATCCATATCTTCAATTTGGCAGCGAGGTCAATCTGAAACATTTTACATATACAAGTGAAGTGAACTTTATCGGACAGCTCCTGGAAACCGTGGAGCTTCCAAAGAGTTTTGCTGAACGTTACCCGCATGAGCTAAGCGGCGGACAAAAGCAGCGTGTGACCATTGCACGCGCAATCAGCATTGAACCGGCCCTCATTATATTGGATGAACCGGCTTCAAGCCTGGACGTGCTGTCACAAGCGGCCGTTCTGAAATTGTTAGGCGGGCTGCGGGAGACTTTGGACATTTCTTACCTTTTTATTTCTCATGATCTGTCGGCAGTACAGGAGATGAGCCAACGGATCATGGTGATGAAGGGGGGGGTTATTGTGGATTCTTTCGAAAACGAACAGCTTTTTTGCAGCGATCGCCATTCATACACAAAAGAACTGATTTCGATGTTTGAATAA
- the nikA gene encoding nickel ABC transporter substrate-binding protein, with the protein MLRKCKSVFIVCLSFFLLAACSTESAKDQGGGEKEVNLLFNFATSSLDPNVDTSYVSLRAGITETLVHLNDENLTIEPWLAKSWDSKDGQLWNFDLREGVTFQNGKPMDGKAVKASLERAMKDSPAIKNALRIESIEADGNALTIKTEVPFPEFPSELVHPNTSIIDVKESDYINKPIGTGPFAVSKFIPGTAVDLIRYESYWDGAAKLERARFSFNEDANARSLALESGDADIVFRPEVESLENLEAIDGVKVESTSTFRVHQMTMNLERKALQDINVRKAIDALIDRSSIVDTILHGHAEVATGPFPSTFSFAPDYLKKENGMEAAKGFLDQAGYKKVNGVMQKDGKPLTFTLLTYSSRADLPLIAQVFQSDAGQLGIDVKIKQIEIPEEYMAANRDWDLTTYSNLTAPRGDAGYYLNATYHPKGALNFSGVDDDHLTSLIDKLNVTVGQEKRSDLAEEIAMYVDEQVYNSFILHPNTLVAYDADKVENWITSRSEYYMLTNELDVK; encoded by the coding sequence GTGCTCAGAAAATGTAAATCGGTTTTTATTGTATGTTTATCATTCTTTCTTTTGGCTGCTTGTTCCACAGAGTCTGCGAAAGATCAAGGGGGAGGGGAGAAGGAAGTGAACTTGCTTTTTAATTTTGCGACTAGCTCGCTTGATCCGAATGTTGATACTAGTTATGTGTCACTAAGGGCTGGGATCACCGAGACATTGGTGCATCTCAATGATGAGAATTTGACCATTGAACCTTGGCTGGCGAAAAGCTGGGATAGCAAGGATGGTCAGTTATGGAATTTCGATTTAAGGGAGGGTGTGACTTTTCAGAATGGAAAGCCGATGGATGGTAAAGCGGTGAAGGCTTCCTTGGAGAGGGCGATGAAGGATAGTCCGGCGATCAAGAATGCTTTGCGCATCGAATCGATAGAAGCGGACGGAAATGCGCTTACCATTAAGACGGAGGTTCCTTTTCCTGAGTTTCCTTCTGAATTGGTCCATCCAAATACATCGATTATTGACGTGAAGGAAAGTGACTATATAAACAAGCCGATAGGAACGGGGCCATTTGCGGTTTCGAAATTCATACCAGGTACGGCAGTTGATTTAATCCGGTATGAGTCTTACTGGGATGGAGCCGCAAAGCTTGAGAGAGCCAGGTTTTCGTTTAATGAAGATGCCAATGCCCGGTCTCTTGCCCTTGAATCGGGAGACGCCGATATTGTTTTCCGTCCGGAAGTGGAAAGCCTAGAAAATTTAGAGGCGATAGATGGTGTGAAGGTTGAATCGACTTCCACTTTCCGCGTACATCAAATGACGATGAATTTGGAACGTAAAGCATTGCAGGATATAAACGTCCGAAAGGCGATAGATGCCTTGATCGACCGTTCATCCATTGTGGATACGATTTTACATGGTCATGCAGAAGTGGCAACAGGGCCTTTTCCATCCACTTTCTCTTTTGCTCCGGACTATCTGAAAAAAGAGAATGGAATGGAAGCGGCTAAGGGGTTTCTTGATCAGGCGGGATATAAGAAAGTGAATGGTGTCATGCAAAAAGACGGCAAACCGTTAACGTTTACACTTCTTACATATAGTTCACGTGCTGACCTGCCGTTAATTGCCCAAGTTTTTCAATCGGATGCCGGCCAGTTGGGGATTGATGTGAAAATCAAGCAAATAGAAATCCCTGAAGAGTATATGGCTGCCAATCGGGATTGGGATTTAACGACCTACAGCAATTTAACGGCTCCGCGCGGGGATGCCGGTTATTATTTAAATGCTACTTATCATCCAAAGGGAGCCTTGAACTTCAGTGGGGTCGATGATGATCACCTGACGTCCCTGATTGATAAGCTGAACGTAACGGTCGGACAGGAGAAGCGCTCGGATTTAGCTGAGGAGATTGCGATGTATGTGGATGAACAAGTATATAATTCTTTCATTTTACATCCGAATACACTTGTTGCTTATGATGCCGATAAAGTTGAAAACTGGATCACTTCGAGAAGCGAATACTACATGCTGACGAATGAACTGGATGTGAAGTGA
- a CDS encoding nicotianamine synthase family protein, whose product MKTIKWSRKQEKIIHTYMDTYKILLEEDDLSPNNEIINRVLSELVSMISKPVDQHMAEEILNHDEIRSIRGTMLDKLTIAETLMEDHYAKLFVGKVNSLDDFRSFIYWDNYKELIKTEINELKKVKNDIQSFAFVGTGPLPLSPLLLQRELGAKMTCLDIDEQAHSLGWRIIQELDNEGNSEYILNDRALHDYTEFDLVWIASLVPNKEEILERIFQTNPGATVAIRSVDGIHQLLYEPVDATKFSKVACQEVGRTIADSFIINSTIYYTFK is encoded by the coding sequence TTGAAAACGATCAAATGGTCTAGAAAACAGGAAAAAATCATTCATACATATATGGATACTTATAAAATCCTACTAGAAGAAGATGATTTATCACCAAATAACGAAATCATCAATCGCGTTTTATCCGAACTGGTTTCGATGATTTCGAAACCGGTGGACCAGCACATGGCAGAAGAAATTCTCAACCATGATGAAATCCGATCGATTCGGGGTACCATGCTTGATAAGCTGACGATTGCTGAAACATTGATGGAGGATCATTATGCCAAATTATTTGTTGGCAAGGTGAACTCCCTGGATGACTTCCGTTCTTTCATTTATTGGGATAACTACAAAGAACTGATCAAAACGGAAATCAATGAATTGAAAAAGGTGAAAAATGATATTCAATCATTCGCATTTGTAGGGACGGGTCCTCTGCCATTAAGTCCATTGCTGCTTCAACGGGAGTTGGGTGCGAAAATGACATGTCTCGATATAGATGAACAAGCCCATTCACTTGGCTGGCGCATCATCCAAGAACTGGATAACGAAGGGAATTCAGAATATATCCTGAATGATCGCGCCCTTCATGACTACACGGAGTTTGATCTTGTATGGATTGCCAGCCTGGTTCCTAATAAAGAAGAAATACTGGAACGGATATTTCAGACGAACCCCGGCGCAACCGTCGCAATACGGTCCGTGGATGGCATTCATCAATTATTATATGAGCCAGTTGATGCGACAAAGTTCAGTAAAGTGGCATGTCAGGAAGTCGGAAGAACGATTGCCGATTCTTTCATCATCAATTCAACCATTTATTACACATTTAAATAG